A portion of the Halalkalicoccus tibetensis genome contains these proteins:
- a CDS encoding ABC transporter permease, with protein MSHDEYDDRTLRERIAANPRPAAVWAAVAFVLLALEFGRVVAGVIRFGEVLRFIIDGLVAIPWWIGGNVAETISPMAGTVVLLVTTLLILLGIATALTSFVAWSPSDRLGFDPGTREADRTVLVDRLLVTAALAAIIGLFALGPVGAAFDAVVGRLTGLLESIASTQTLTSRETIPNQGHRTPGGGWEGPFLGLSPAVAWGLRVTLIYTYAFVCLAWAWKGYTVFREHYREADWTPTDDSLARFRTNYWGLFGLIVVFMFVVMAIWAPALGPVTAEANIYTPYDHEVEYLDGDTVATTTHGTANLDSQSRGGSSTIGLMSYDDYDRWSPFGTDQDGKDLFTFLVYGARTSLVIAITAIGLATGIALTMSLVTAYYKGLVDTLTIITTDTIISIPGFLLVLLLSVIFQEANHPIADVYDGGLLLALIFAIIYWPGLWRSIRGPSLQVAAEEWVDAAKSYGQTPAMTMRKHMAPYISAYIMIYASLLLGGVIILTASLSFLGLGINPPTPEWGRMVSDGRAYVSTSSWHIATIPGILIVLVVTGFNALGDGIRDAMDPETDTGADEAGAAAAGGGG; from the coding sequence ATGAGCCACGACGAGTACGACGACCGAACGCTCCGCGAACGCATCGCCGCGAACCCGCGTCCCGCCGCCGTCTGGGCAGCCGTCGCGTTCGTCCTGCTCGCCCTCGAGTTCGGCCGGGTGGTTGCCGGCGTCATCCGGTTCGGCGAGGTACTCCGGTTTATCATCGACGGTCTCGTCGCGATCCCGTGGTGGATCGGGGGGAATGTGGCGGAGACGATCAGTCCGATGGCTGGAACGGTGGTCCTCCTCGTCACGACGCTCTTGATCCTATTGGGGATCGCCACCGCACTCACGTCGTTCGTCGCGTGGTCGCCGTCCGATCGCCTCGGTTTCGACCCCGGGACGAGGGAGGCCGACCGAACCGTCCTCGTCGATCGGCTGCTCGTGACGGCCGCACTGGCGGCGATCATCGGGCTGTTCGCGCTGGGACCGGTCGGCGCGGCGTTCGATGCCGTCGTCGGCCGGCTGACGGGCCTTCTCGAGTCCATCGCGTCGACACAGACCCTGACCAGCCGCGAGACGATACCCAACCAGGGCCATCGAACGCCCGGAGGCGGCTGGGAGGGGCCCTTCCTCGGCCTCTCGCCGGCGGTAGCCTGGGGACTTCGCGTCACGCTCATCTACACCTACGCCTTCGTCTGCCTCGCCTGGGCGTGGAAGGGGTATACGGTGTTTCGCGAACACTACCGCGAGGCCGACTGGACGCCGACGGACGACAGCCTCGCCCGGTTCCGGACCAACTACTGGGGCCTCTTCGGGCTGATCGTCGTGTTCATGTTCGTCGTAATGGCGATCTGGGCGCCGGCGCTCGGCCCGGTCACGGCCGAGGCGAACATCTACACGCCGTACGACCACGAGGTCGAGTATCTCGACGGCGACACGGTCGCGACGACGACCCACGGCACCGCGAACCTCGATAGCCAGTCGCGCGGCGGGTCGAGCACGATCGGGCTGATGAGCTATGACGACTACGACCGCTGGTCGCCGTTCGGGACCGACCAGGACGGGAAGGACCTCTTTACTTTCCTCGTCTACGGGGCCCGAACCTCGCTCGTGATCGCCATCACGGCGATCGGGCTTGCGACCGGAATCGCCCTGACGATGTCGCTGGTGACCGCTTACTACAAGGGACTCGTCGATACGCTGACCATCATCACCACCGACACCATCATCTCGATTCCCGGGTTCCTCCTGGTGTTGTTGCTATCAGTCATCTTCCAGGAGGCGAACCACCCGATCGCGGACGTCTACGATGGCGGGCTGTTGTTGGCGCTGATATTCGCCATCATATACTGGCCGGGACTCTGGCGTTCGATACGTGGGCCCTCTCTGCAAGTCGCCGCGGAGGAGTGGGTCGACGCCGCCAAGAGCTACGGCCAGACCCCCGCGATGACGATGCGAAAGCACATGGCGCCGTACATCTCGGCGTACATCATGATCTACGCATCGCTGCTGTTGGGCGGGGTCATCATCCTGACGGCCTCGCTGTCGTTCCTCGGGCTGGGGATCAACCCGCCGACCCCCGAATGGGGACGGATGGTCAGCGACGGCCGTGCGTACGTCTCAACGTCGTCGTGGCATATCGCCACGATCCCGGGGATACTGATCGTACTGGTGGTCACCGGGTTCAACGCGCTCGGTGACGGCATTCGCGACGCGATGGACCCCGAGACCGATACCGGGGCCGACGAGGCGGGGGCCGCGGCCGCCGGAGGTGGTGGATGA
- a CDS encoding ABC transporter permease encodes MSRWRYFIKRTLLAIPVLFLVMTLIFVILRMGPLDPVASLLGPEASGAQAEQIRENLGLNDPLWRQYIDFITGLLTLDLGQSWAVYSGRDVLDLVYIFAPRTIWLGFWAVLLPIFIGIPLGFYAGLNPNSWSDYIASFSGIVWLAMPNFWLGIMIIALLSQTQGGGFLGFDWYEFGPTTSSVLGTPPLDFVGVTDWTSLGMIAIPTGLFFDPGTLAVAIKVILPAALVLGSASMATELRIGRTAILETINSNYVETAKAKGLSGRVIIWKHVFRNALIPLVPIITNEALLLLGGSVIVEVVFAINGLGRLFYLAAVQGDLPLAGSLIFVFAVITISLNVLQDLLYTILDPRVGYEQ; translated from the coding sequence ATGAGCCGCTGGCGATATTTCATCAAACGAACGCTGCTCGCGATACCGGTCCTCTTTCTCGTGATGACGCTGATCTTCGTCATCCTCAGGATGGGGCCGCTCGATCCGGTGGCGTCGCTGCTCGGGCCGGAAGCCAGCGGCGCACAGGCCGAACAGATCCGGGAGAACCTCGGACTCAACGACCCGCTCTGGAGACAGTACATCGACTTCATCACCGGATTGCTTACGCTCGACCTGGGCCAGTCGTGGGCGGTCTACAGCGGGCGGGACGTCCTCGATCTGGTGTATATCTTCGCCCCGCGAACGATCTGGCTCGGCTTCTGGGCGGTGTTGCTGCCGATCTTCATCGGTATCCCGCTCGGCTTCTATGCCGGCCTCAACCCGAACAGCTGGTCCGACTACATCGCCTCCTTTTCGGGGATCGTCTGGCTCGCGATGCCGAACTTCTGGCTGGGGATCATGATCATCGCGCTGCTCAGCCAGACCCAGGGCGGTGGCTTCCTCGGGTTCGACTGGTACGAGTTCGGGCCCACGACCAGCAGCGTTCTCGGGACGCCGCCGCTCGATTTCGTCGGGGTGACCGACTGGACGAGCCTCGGGATGATCGCGATCCCGACCGGTCTGTTCTTCGATCCCGGAACCCTTGCGGTCGCGATCAAGGTGATCCTCCCGGCGGCGCTGGTGTTGGGATCGGCGTCGATGGCGACCGAGTTGCGGATCGGACGGACCGCCATCCTCGAGACGATCAACTCGAACTACGTCGAGACGGCCAAAGCCAAGGGGCTCTCGGGGCGCGTGATCATCTGGAAGCACGTCTTTCGCAACGCCCTGATCCCGCTGGTGCCGATCATCACGAACGAGGCGCTGTTGCTGCTCGGCGGGTCGGTCATCGTCGAAGTCGTCTTCGCGATCAACGGGCTCGGACGGCTGTTCTATCTGGCGGCCGTTCAGGGTGACCTCCCGCTCGCGGGGTCGCTGATCTTCGTGTTCGCGGTGATCACGATCTCGCTGAACGTCCTTCAGGACCTCCTGTACACCATCCTGGACCCACGCGTGGGGTATGAACAATGA
- a CDS encoding ABC transporter substrate-binding protein, which produces MVRNDSSSDERINRRRFLQAAGGSATAVALAGCFDSDDGEDGDGGNGGNGGNGDEENPARKAQNAWETIEENPDEDAEDIRNEAYVEIEEAVRDDMILLPLFHNLEERMWYDRVDVAETGPLGGHRQQHNDTTVEGSDELRMINSQMTTLDPIQSTDTASGAVINQMYENLVHYPNGETELENQLVEGVDVSDDLLTYTFTLTDAQFHNGEELTADDFVYAWRRLVESPDSQRANFAIGAGFLGIEHEVDEDEGVGAANVVPDSLAVEAIDDSTLEVTLANPDPAALDILAYDSFAAVPEGFVDDIEGYDGEVDQQEFSTGTAAGTGPFELDGWEPGTEARVTRFDDYHGEPAELESIHWQIIEDDNAIWTYVNEGNADLFEIPTPFYEPENVDAEADDTGREVGTYGPLENGETVNYLGVAELSTFYAAFNARHVPRPVRQAIAYVTDHDELIEIVFKERGETAFSFTPPGMWPGGEDAYQDFVDEWPYSPNETDRQAAQELLEDAGYSDDDPFEMTITTYDDEAFQDFAGLTRDKVADLPIDLSIEETEFGTLQNRGEDGDLEFYTLGWIWSWVDPSYGHFGFEPENTNTELIPEEADGYYLDWQTELDDE; this is translated from the coding sequence ATGGTACGAAACGACAGTTCGTCGGACGAACGTATCAACCGACGGCGATTTCTACAGGCTGCGGGCGGGTCGGCGACCGCGGTCGCGCTGGCGGGCTGTTTCGACAGCGACGACGGCGAGGACGGGGACGGGGGGAACGGCGGGAACGGCGGCAATGGGGACGAGGAGAACCCCGCTCGGAAGGCCCAGAACGCCTGGGAAACGATCGAGGAGAACCCCGATGAGGACGCTGAAGACATCCGTAACGAGGCCTACGTTGAGATAGAGGAGGCCGTGCGCGACGACATGATCCTGCTGCCGCTGTTTCACAACCTCGAGGAGCGGATGTGGTACGACCGGGTCGACGTGGCTGAGACCGGTCCGCTCGGCGGACACCGCCAGCAGCACAACGATACCACGGTCGAGGGCAGCGACGAGCTCCGGATGATCAACTCCCAGATGACGACGTTGGACCCCATCCAGTCCACCGACACGGCATCGGGGGCCGTCATCAACCAGATGTACGAGAACCTGGTCCACTACCCCAACGGTGAGACCGAGCTCGAGAACCAGCTCGTCGAGGGGGTCGACGTTTCGGACGACCTGTTGACCTACACGTTCACGCTGACCGACGCCCAGTTCCACAACGGCGAGGAGCTGACCGCCGACGACTTCGTTTACGCGTGGCGGCGACTGGTCGAGTCGCCCGACAGCCAACGGGCGAACTTCGCGATCGGGGCGGGCTTCCTCGGCATCGAACACGAGGTCGACGAGGATGAGGGCGTCGGCGCGGCGAACGTCGTCCCTGACTCGCTCGCGGTCGAGGCGATCGACGACAGTACCCTCGAAGTGACGCTCGCCAACCCCGATCCGGCAGCGCTCGACATTCTCGCGTACGACTCCTTCGCGGCCGTGCCCGAGGGGTTCGTCGACGATATCGAGGGGTACGATGGCGAGGTCGACCAACAGGAGTTCTCGACCGGAACGGCCGCGGGGACCGGTCCCTTCGAGCTCGACGGCTGGGAACCGGGCACCGAGGCCCGCGTCACCCGCTTCGACGACTACCACGGCGAACCGGCCGAGCTCGAATCGATTCACTGGCAGATCATCGAGGACGACAACGCGATCTGGACGTACGTAAACGAGGGCAACGCGGACCTCTTTGAGATCCCGACACCGTTCTACGAGCCCGAGAACGTCGATGCCGAGGCCGACGACACCGGCCGCGAGGTGGGGACATACGGCCCCCTCGAGAACGGCGAGACCGTCAACTATCTCGGCGTCGCCGAGCTGAGCACGTTCTACGCCGCGTTCAACGCACGCCACGTGCCGCGGCCGGTTCGACAGGCCATCGCGTACGTCACCGATCACGACGAGCTGATCGAGATCGTCTTCAAGGAGCGCGGCGAGACGGCGTTCTCCTTCACCCCGCCGGGCATGTGGCCGGGCGGCGAGGACGCCTATCAAGATTTCGTCGACGAGTGGCCCTATAGCCCCAACGAGACCGACCGACAGGCGGCACAGGAACTCCTCGAGGACGCCGGCTACAGCGACGACGACCCTTTCGAGATGACGATCACCACCTACGACGATGAGGCGTTCCAGGACTTCGCCGGCCTGACCCGCGATAAGGTCGCCGACCTGCCGATCGACCTCTCGATCGAGGAGACCGAATTCGGGACCCTCCAGAACCGCGGCGAGGACGGTGACCTCGAGTTCTACACCCTCGGATGGATCTGGAGCTGGGTCGACCCGTCCTACGGACACTTCGGGTTCGAACCGGAGAACACGAACACTGAACTCATCCCCGAGGAGGCGGACGGCTATTACCTCGACTGGCAGACCGAACTCGACGACGAGTAG
- a CDS encoding type 1 glutamine amidotransferase domain-containing protein, which yields MTRVLFVVSEEGYWGEECIEPLTTLSEAGAEITVATPSGAPPVIDETSLDPEMVGEETAEWVREVHESDERLNDPEALAAVDAEDYDAVVYPGGHGTVWDVNQDRDARRILAETVEGDGKALVVCHAVGILAFTRASDGTFLVEGRDVTGFPNEWEEDTVGENDVMPDGRKLPYWVEEEVRAVGGNWDAELDADSSVTVDGKLVTARGPASSAEAARTLLSELGIERSA from the coding sequence ATGACACGCGTACTGTTCGTCGTCAGCGAGGAGGGCTACTGGGGAGAGGAGTGTATCGAGCCGCTGACCACGCTCTCGGAGGCCGGCGCCGAGATCACCGTCGCCACGCCAAGCGGCGCGCCGCCCGTGATCGACGAGACCTCGCTCGATCCCGAGATGGTCGGCGAGGAGACCGCCGAGTGGGTCCGGGAGGTCCACGAGAGCGACGAGCGGCTGAACGACCCCGAGGCGCTGGCCGCCGTCGATGCCGAGGACTACGACGCCGTGGTCTATCCGGGCGGGCACGGCACCGTCTGGGACGTCAATCAGGACCGCGACGCCCGCCGGATCCTCGCCGAAACGGTCGAGGGCGACGGGAAAGCGCTCGTGGTCTGTCACGCCGTCGGGATCCTCGCCTTCACGCGCGCGAGCGACGGGACGTTCCTCGTCGAGGGGCGAGACGTCACCGGCTTCCCCAACGAATGGGAGGAGGACACCGTCGGCGAGAACGACGTCATGCCCGACGGCCGGAAGCTGCCCTACTGGGTCGAAGAGGAGGTTCGCGCCGTCGGCGGGAACTGGGACGCCGAACTCGACGCCGACTCGTCGGTGACCGTCGACGGAAAGCTCGTCACCGCTCGCGGCCCCGCGTCCTCGGCCGAGGCCGCCCGGACGCTGCTCTCGGAGCTCGGGATCGAGCGATCGGCCTGA
- a CDS encoding ABC transporter substrate-binding protein, which yields MSEPTRREAIRMLAAAGMTSLAGCGDANGGEVGETEAELPRIDERWVTGTATAERTLLPHRVSDAASRSRLELVLDGPYAITDDGERFPYWLSLDELEAGERYEATLRDGVRWSDPYGPMTAEDWVYYVQGIHQGADNWAGSRLAPHWEGADLEVVDDRTFAIELEEPNVEFPESPALRRSFCLPRTLIEPYVAEQDREGLEADETIAGLEYTGNLGPYSAESREAGRRFVAERNDDYYMRDAGADSELWAEAPYFETYEYRVYDDERARLGALRAGNVTTTTIPPARFEQFAGDDDRQFYRVPQDHVTTLAFNQRANGWEPLREVEVRRALSMAIGKERIAESVLGGYGEPIHTFQPAGSEWHAEFETPGIGENYSHREAAMALENALGTDYGYDGATLLGPEGEPVELTFVHASDGNRPTALAEFIERELEHLGIAIDRQPVELGTLFEGYVENGWVGEGEPPWSAGEYNAGPRTESASAEPWDLLCGLGLNAYPHAPTTTARYWLEDGDMNFTGYVPEADLAGLYGSARSGEGRTEALEGVFATLATERPVDFLVSQDAIVGYHHTITGPGESAGDWDRQTWHSSRR from the coding sequence ATGTCGGAGCCGACCCGCCGCGAGGCGATCCGCATGCTCGCGGCGGCCGGAATGACCTCGCTGGCCGGCTGTGGCGACGCCAACGGAGGCGAGGTCGGCGAGACCGAAGCCGAACTTCCGCGGATCGACGAGCGGTGGGTCACCGGGACCGCGACGGCCGAACGGACCCTCCTCCCCCACAGGGTGAGCGACGCCGCCTCGCGATCCCGTCTGGAACTCGTCCTCGACGGGCCGTACGCGATCACCGACGACGGCGAGCGGTTCCCTTACTGGCTCAGCCTCGACGAGCTCGAGGCCGGCGAGCGCTACGAGGCCACCCTGCGGGACGGCGTGCGCTGGAGCGATCCCTACGGGCCGATGACCGCCGAGGACTGGGTCTACTACGTTCAGGGGATCCACCAGGGGGCGGACAACTGGGCCGGGTCGCGCCTGGCCCCCCACTGGGAGGGCGCCGACCTCGAGGTCGTCGACGACCGGACCTTCGCGATCGAGCTCGAGGAGCCGAACGTCGAGTTCCCCGAATCGCCCGCCCTCCGCCGGAGCTTCTGTCTGCCGCGGACGCTGATCGAGCCCTACGTCGCCGAGCAGGACCGCGAGGGCTTAGAGGCCGACGAAACGATCGCCGGGCTGGAGTACACGGGCAACCTCGGGCCCTACAGCGCCGAGAGCCGCGAGGCCGGCCGGCGGTTCGTCGCGGAGCGAAACGACGACTACTACATGCGCGATGCCGGGGCGGACTCGGAGCTGTGGGCCGAGGCGCCCTACTTCGAGACCTACGAGTACCGGGTCTACGACGACGAGCGCGCGCGGCTGGGGGCGCTGCGGGCCGGCAACGTGACGACGACGACGATCCCGCCCGCCCGGTTCGAGCAGTTCGCCGGCGACGACGACCGACAGTTCTACCGCGTCCCCCAGGACCACGTCACGACGCTCGCGTTCAACCAGCGGGCCAACGGCTGGGAGCCGCTCCGGGAGGTCGAGGTCAGGCGCGCGCTCTCGATGGCGATCGGCAAGGAGCGGATCGCCGAGTCCGTACTCGGGGGCTACGGCGAGCCGATCCACACCTTCCAGCCGGCGGGCTCGGAGTGGCACGCGGAGTTCGAGACGCCCGGGATCGGGGAGAACTACTCCCACCGGGAGGCTGCGATGGCCCTCGAGAATGCCCTCGGCACGGACTACGGCTACGACGGCGCGACGCTGCTCGGCCCCGAAGGCGAGCCGGTCGAGCTGACGTTCGTCCACGCGAGCGACGGGAACCGCCCGACGGCGCTCGCGGAGTTCATCGAGCGCGAGCTCGAACACCTCGGGATCGCGATCGACCGCCAGCCCGTCGAGCTCGGGACGCTGTTCGAGGGATACGTCGAGAACGGCTGGGTCGGGGAGGGCGAGCCGCCCTGGAGCGCCGGCGAGTACAACGCCGGCCCGCGTACGGAGAGCGCGAGCGCCGAGCCCTGGGACCTGCTCTGCGGGCTCGGGCTGAACGCCTACCCCCACGCGCCGACGACGACCGCGCGCTACTGGCTCGAGGACGGCGACATGAACTTCACGGGCTACGTCCCGGAGGCGGACCTGGCGGGGCTCTATGGGAGCGCGCGAAGCGGCGAGGGCCGCACGGAGGCTCTCGAGGGAGTCTTCGCGACGCTCGCGACCGAGCGGCCGGTCGACTTCCTCGTCTCGCAGGACGCCATCGTCGGCTACCACCACACCATCACCGGCCCCGGGGAATCGGCCGGCGACTGGGACCGCCAGACGTGGCACTCGAGCCGGCGCTGA
- the hpt gene encoding hypoxanthine/guanine phosphoribosyltransferase has product MDQLRRSLLEAPIIEKEGYHYFVHPISDGVPMLEPSLLREIVVKIIRKAQLEDVDKIVTPAAMGIHISTAVSLMTDIPLVVIRKRQYGLDGEVALFQETGYSENQMYINDVEEGDRVLVLDDVLSTGGTLKAITEALGDIGAEVEDVVAVIKKVGGGNKLDDSPYSVKTLINVDVVDGEVVIVDEGGDG; this is encoded by the coding sequence ATGGATCAGCTTCGCCGGTCGTTGCTCGAGGCCCCGATCATCGAGAAGGAGGGGTATCACTACTTCGTCCACCCGATCAGCGACGGGGTTCCGATGCTCGAACCCAGCCTGCTTCGCGAGATCGTCGTCAAGATCATCCGCAAGGCCCAGCTGGAGGACGTCGACAAGATCGTCACGCCCGCCGCGATGGGGATCCACATCTCGACGGCCGTCTCGCTGATGACCGACATTCCCCTCGTCGTGATCCGAAAGCGCCAGTACGGCCTCGATGGCGAGGTCGCGCTCTTCCAGGAAACCGGCTACTCGGAGAACCAGATGTACATCAACGACGTCGAGGAGGGCGACCGCGTGCTCGTGCTCGACGACGTGCTCTCGACCGGCGGGACGCTGAAGGCGATCACCGAGGCGCTGGGCGACATCGGCGCGGAGGTCGAGGACGTGGTCGCGGTGATCAAGAAGGTCGGCGGCGGCAACAAGCTCGACGACTCGCCGTACTCGGTGAAGACGCTGATCAACGTCGACGTCGTCGACGGCGAGGTCGTCATCGTCGATGAGGGGGGCGACGGCTGA
- a CDS encoding MaoC/PaaZ C-terminal domain-containing protein, with protein sequence MPAEPPAEGATYTHERTFTNEDVRRFGELSGDTQPIHTDPDEEGRLIVQGLLTATIPTKIGGDLEFIARTMEYDFRRPVYTDETIGCEWTTESVVEREDRYEATGVAVCRNEEDVVVMRGQFEGVVWK encoded by the coding sequence ATGCCAGCCGAACCACCCGCGGAAGGGGCTACGTACACCCACGAGCGGACGTTCACCAACGAGGACGTCCGACGCTTCGGCGAGCTCTCGGGCGACACCCAGCCGATCCACACCGATCCCGACGAGGAGGGGCGCCTGATCGTCCAGGGGCTGCTGACGGCGACGATCCCCACGAAGATCGGCGGGGATCTGGAGTTCATCGCCCGGACGATGGAGTATGACTTCCGTAGGCCGGTCTACACGGACGAGACCATCGGCTGCGAGTGGACGACCGAGTCGGTCGTGGAACGCGAGGACCGCTACGAGGCGACGGGGGTGGCGGTCTGTCGGAACGAGGAGGATGTCGTAGTAATGAGGGGGCAGTTCGAGGGGGTCGTGTGGAAGTAG
- a CDS encoding Na(+)/H(+) antiporter subunit D has product MSPTELLSTVPPAVPILLAAVLVALVPRTAGYAVGGLATAYLFVVSWLVEPGEYLSVLFLGFDAQLFVVDDFARLLGLGFGFLGTAAVAYTASSELPKSTMAFVLSYIASVAGVVFAGDWLTLLFFWELMAVTSTLVVWNYGGDAVRAGYRYAIAHGIGGVLVLWAVTWHYVEVGTFFIGVEAAGIAPGAPALLAALGIGVNCAFIGLHTWLPDTYPRPHIAASVFLSVFTTKTSAYVLYQAFPEGHLYLAYMGGLMAVYGVCFALLQHDMRALLSYHIQAQLGYMVAGIGIGTAIGIAGAMAHLFNNILYKALLFMAVGVIIYRTGEEDLYELGGLWREMPLTAIGYLVGALSITAVPGFSGFISKGMILDAADPGYYGAPEYQALYWLLMIGAVGTFLSFIKLGYYAFLHGPATTSVRDAKLGHSVGMFSVAGACIVLGIAWPTFVDLLPLSAGLDLDPYSVGHLTDAALLLGVSVVLFPIIRKPLSKIGHVNDVDGVLNPMTFYTGRLSMLAVTETFAAVDRAGVALVRKCYWVGNNPVLAVGRVTSRLPVDNGRRTTDGGSPSTSERQPDGGTTGASDPSRLYLRATIGGTILLIVLVLTIVLFVLVFL; this is encoded by the coding sequence ATGAGTCCTACGGAACTGCTCTCGACGGTGCCGCCGGCGGTGCCGATCCTGCTCGCTGCCGTGCTGGTCGCGCTCGTCCCCCGTACGGCGGGTTACGCGGTCGGCGGGCTCGCGACCGCCTACCTGTTCGTCGTCTCCTGGCTCGTCGAGCCCGGCGAGTACCTCTCGGTGCTGTTCCTGGGCTTCGACGCCCAGCTGTTCGTCGTCGACGACTTCGCCCGGCTCCTGGGGCTCGGATTCGGCTTCCTGGGGACGGCCGCGGTCGCCTACACCGCCTCCAGCGAGCTCCCGAAGTCGACGATGGCGTTCGTCCTCTCGTATATCGCCTCCGTTGCGGGCGTCGTCTTCGCCGGTGACTGGCTCACCCTGCTGTTCTTCTGGGAGCTGATGGCCGTCACGAGCACGCTGGTCGTCTGGAACTACGGCGGCGACGCGGTGCGCGCGGGCTATCGCTACGCCATCGCCCACGGGATCGGCGGCGTGCTCGTGCTGTGGGCGGTGACCTGGCACTACGTCGAGGTCGGCACCTTCTTCATCGGCGTCGAGGCCGCGGGGATCGCCCCCGGCGCGCCCGCGCTGCTCGCGGCGCTCGGCATCGGCGTCAACTGCGCGTTCATCGGGCTGCACACCTGGCTGCCCGACACCTACCCGCGCCCGCATATCGCCGCGTCGGTGTTCCTCTCGGTGTTCACGACCAAGACCTCGGCGTACGTCCTCTACCAGGCGTTCCCCGAGGGCCACCTCTACCTCGCGTACATGGGCGGGCTGATGGCCGTGTATGGAGTGTGCTTCGCGCTGCTCCAACACGATATGCGCGCGCTGCTGTCCTACCACATCCAGGCCCAGCTCGGCTACATGGTCGCCGGGATCGGCATCGGCACCGCGATCGGGATCGCCGGCGCGATGGCCCACCTGTTCAACAACATCCTCTACAAGGCGCTGTTGTTCATGGCCGTCGGGGTCATCATCTACCGAACAGGGGAAGAGGACCTCTACGAGCTGGGCGGGCTCTGGCGCGAGATGCCCCTGACCGCGATCGGCTATCTGGTCGGGGCGCTCTCGATCACCGCCGTGCCGGGCTTCAGCGGCTTCATCAGCAAGGGGATGATCCTCGACGCCGCCGATCCGGGCTACTACGGCGCGCCCGAGTACCAGGCGCTCTACTGGCTGTTGATGATCGGCGCCGTGGGGACGTTCCTCTCGTTCATCAAACTGGGCTACTACGCGTTCCTGCACGGCCCCGCGACCACGTCGGTGAGGGACGCGAAGCTCGGCCATTCGGTGGGGATGTTCTCGGTCGCGGGGGCGTGTATCGTCCTCGGGATCGCCTGGCCGACGTTCGTCGACCTGCTGCCCCTGTCGGCGGGTCTGGACCTCGACCCCTACAGCGTGGGCCACCTGACGGACGCGGCGCTGCTGCTCGGCGTCTCGGTGGTGCTGTTCCCGATCATCCGAAAGCCCCTCTCGAAGATCGGTCACGTCAACGACGTCGACGGCGTGTTGAACCCCATGACGTTCTACACGGGCCGTCTGAGCATGCTCGCGGTGACCGAGACGTTCGCCGCGGTCGACCGGGCGGGGGTCGCGCTCGTCCGCAAGTGCTACTGGGTCGGCAACAACCCCGTCCTCGCGGTCGGACGGGTCACCAGCCGACTGCCGGTCGACAATGGGCGGAGGACGACCGACGGCGGATCACCGTCGACCTCCGAGCGCCAGCCCGACGGGGGCACCACGGGGGCCAGCGACCCCTCGCGGCTCTACCTCCGGGCGACCATCGGCGGGACGATCCTGCTGATCGTCCTCGTGCTCACGATCGTGCTGTTCGTGCTGGTCTTCCTCTAG